In Candidatus Methylopumilus universalis, one DNA window encodes the following:
- a CDS encoding TonB-dependent receptor translates to MEIHKKPQYFKKIWAYLFIGGMLPSLSMADTSSKDHLYHKRIELHEIEVKDNLAKTYLKKTTSTATKTDTRIRDIPQSISVITEEQIKDQSLLGLKDAIQYSPGVMAGQGEGNRDSIWFRGNQSTSDLFVDGVRDDVQYYRDLYNIDRVEVLMGPNGMIFGRGGVGGVINRVVKEATWENKNEIKIQGGAYDHKRSSIDLNNRIDETLAVRVNAMIEDSGSFRQGVESERKAINPTFTFKPSDKTKVVVGMEYFNDKRTSDRGIPSVDNGLKSYPYSTSRSTFFGNASQSPNEAIVKNGYAIIDHTFDNGVSVKNHTRFSDYDKYYQNVYANSQVSNGLVTIDGYYDNTQRQNFFNQTDLTYNFKTGSVSHKLLTGLEIGLQENQNYRIVNSGSDPTPLASNPYALLNWQSTKSRNTATDIYNQAIYFQDQIYLNEQFQIIAGLRYDKFKTKFNDSVAPANSATINDQFISPRVGLVYKPIEPVSLYTNYSLSYLPRTGEQLTSLTSSIKSFDPEKFTNIEAGIKYDLLQSFSISSAIYRLERSKMAITDPSNSSNTIIVDGQVTKGFELGVAGKLFDSYSMYGGYTYQDAEITKNQGGSTPIAPGTTLGHVPKHTFSLWNKYEINETWSAALGVVSRGDMYAATPTTTTAVNLPGYTRLDAAIYANINKQTKLQLNIENLLDKTYYQSAHNNNNIMYGYPLTARATVTYTF, encoded by the coding sequence ATGGAAATACACAAAAAACCCCAATATTTCAAAAAGATATGGGCTTACCTCTTTATTGGAGGTATGTTACCGAGCCTGTCAATGGCTGATACATCTTCAAAAGATCATCTATACCATAAGAGAATTGAATTACATGAGATTGAAGTTAAGGACAATTTAGCTAAAACATACCTTAAAAAAACAACGAGTACTGCTACAAAAACAGATACGCGTATTCGCGATATTCCCCAATCAATTTCAGTGATCACTGAAGAACAAATCAAAGATCAATCTCTACTTGGGCTGAAAGATGCAATTCAATACTCCCCTGGTGTCATGGCAGGTCAAGGAGAGGGCAATCGAGACAGTATTTGGTTTAGAGGCAACCAAAGTACATCAGACTTATTTGTAGATGGTGTGAGAGATGACGTTCAATATTACCGAGATCTCTACAATATAGATCGCGTTGAGGTGTTAATGGGTCCTAACGGAATGATTTTCGGTCGGGGTGGGGTTGGTGGCGTGATTAATCGCGTTGTCAAAGAGGCTACCTGGGAAAATAAAAATGAAATAAAAATACAAGGTGGCGCATATGACCATAAACGCTCATCAATAGATCTTAACAACCGCATTGATGAAACACTTGCTGTAAGAGTCAACGCTATGATTGAAGATTCTGGAAGTTTTAGACAAGGCGTTGAAAGCGAAAGAAAAGCCATTAATCCAACTTTTACATTTAAGCCATCAGACAAAACGAAGGTTGTTGTAGGTATGGAATATTTTAATGATAAAAGAACGAGTGATCGAGGCATTCCTTCTGTCGACAATGGGCTTAAAAGCTACCCCTATTCAACGAGTCGATCAACATTTTTTGGAAATGCATCACAAAGCCCAAATGAAGCGATAGTTAAAAATGGTTATGCAATTATTGACCATACTTTTGATAATGGTGTGAGTGTTAAAAATCACACACGATTTTCTGATTACGACAAATATTATCAAAATGTATATGCAAATAGTCAGGTCTCAAATGGGCTAGTCACTATTGATGGATATTATGACAATACGCAAAGACAAAATTTTTTCAACCAAACAGACTTAACTTATAACTTTAAGACGGGATCAGTTTCCCATAAGCTTCTAACGGGCTTGGAAATTGGATTGCAAGAAAATCAAAATTATAGAATTGTAAATAGTGGTAGTGACCCTACCCCTTTAGCTTCAAACCCATACGCTTTATTAAATTGGCAATCAACTAAGAGTCGAAATACTGCAACTGATATTTACAACCAAGCCATATATTTTCAAGATCAAATATATTTGAATGAACAATTTCAAATCATCGCGGGCTTACGTTATGATAAATTTAAAACTAAATTTAATGATAGCGTTGCTCCTGCAAATAGCGCCACCATCAATGATCAATTTATCTCTCCTAGAGTTGGTTTGGTATATAAACCTATTGAACCCGTTTCTTTATACACAAACTATAGTCTAAGTTACCTCCCTCGAACTGGAGAACAATTAACGTCACTTACATCTTCTATCAAATCATTTGACCCAGAAAAATTTACAAATATTGAAGCAGGAATAAAGTATGACTTATTACAAAGCTTTTCAATTAGTTCTGCTATTTATCGTTTAGAAAGATCGAAGATGGCAATTACAGACCCTTCAAATTCTTCCAATACCATTATTGTTGACGGCCAGGTAACAAAAGGTTTTGAATTGGGTGTTGCAGGAAAATTATTTGATTCATACAGTATGTATGGGGGATACACTTACCAAGATGCAGAAATTACGAAAAATCAAGGTGGGTCTACTCCAATTGCACCAGGTACAACTTTAGGTCACGTGCCAAAACATACATTTTCATTATGGAATAAATATGAAATCAATGAAACATGGAGCGCAGCTTTAGGTGTTGTAAGCCGCGGTGATATGTATGCTGCTACACCAACCACAACAACAGCAGTAAATCTTCCTGGATACACTCGATTGGATGCTGCCATTTATGCAAATATTAATAAACAAACTAAACTTCAGTTAAATATAGAAAATTTACTTGATAAAACCTACTATCAGTCGGCTCATAACAATAACAACATTATGTATGGCTACCCACTTACTGCTCGAGCGACAGTCACGTATACTTTTTAA
- a CDS encoding c-type cytochrome, translating into MLRQIIIFSFFVLTTLVPLTSSANGESTYKAVCIACHAAGMNGAPKFQNNRDWAPIIKEGKVHVIAEAYNGVRKMPAKGGKPDLTLEDFSGALIYMVNASGGNWSDPTEQEYIKIKNKLSKLSSKK; encoded by the coding sequence ATGCTACGACAAATTATAATTTTTTCATTCTTTGTACTGACTACATTAGTCCCATTAACTTCTTCTGCAAATGGAGAGTCTACTTATAAAGCGGTTTGTATAGCTTGTCATGCTGCCGGTATGAATGGGGCTCCTAAATTTCAGAATAATCGCGACTGGGCTCCTATTATTAAAGAAGGCAAGGTTCATGTAATTGCTGAAGCATATAACGGTGTGAGAAAAATGCCGGCAAAAGGCGGGAAGCCTGATTTAACTTTAGAAGACTTTTCTGGGGCCTTAATTTATATGGTGAATGCTTCTGGCGGCAACTGGAGCGATCCTACCGAACAAGAGTATATAAAGATTAAAAATAAGCTGTCGAAGCTTAGTAGCAAAAAATAA
- a CDS encoding cryptochrome/photolyase family protein has translation MKILRLILGDQLNPNHSWFKKLDDEILYVLMEVKQETNYVLHHAQKILGIFAAMRDFKSMLTKKNHQVIYLGINEKSNLHSFKANLKNLFDQYNVQKFEYQEPDEYRLDQDLMELCNEVSIQSERFPSEHFFTHRFEVREMFAGKKQWLMESFYRAMRKKHCVLMSEDGKPVGLKWNFDHENRKAWKGEPKVFEDHRPIHDHSELWDEITTARIKSFGNHNASQFRWPLNRKEALKHLDFFIGHILIYFGDYQDAMHKDETKMFHSLISFALNTKMLSPKEVVSAVEKSYLSNQLSINTAEGFIRQIIGWREYIRGYYWAHMPALGDQNYFNHQLPVPNWFWNGQTKMNCLKYTINQSLDEAYAHHIQRLMIVGNFSLLAGLHPKSLHEWYLGIYIDAFEWVEMPNTLGMSQFADGGKLASKPYVSTANYLNKMSNYCEGCYYSKNERVGDKACPFNSLYWNFFIANSQQLSKNPRLAIVNKQIRDMDPNLIEDIKLQAKNLIKNIENI, from the coding sequence ATGAAAATCCTTAGACTCATTCTGGGAGATCAACTTAATCCTAACCATTCTTGGTTTAAAAAACTAGATGATGAAATCCTATATGTCTTAATGGAGGTTAAGCAAGAAACAAATTATGTTCTTCACCATGCGCAAAAGATTTTAGGTATTTTTGCAGCGATGAGAGATTTTAAAAGTATGCTTACCAAAAAAAACCATCAAGTTATTTATCTTGGGATAAATGAGAAGTCCAATCTTCATTCCTTTAAAGCAAATTTAAAAAATTTATTTGATCAATACAATGTTCAAAAGTTTGAGTATCAAGAGCCTGACGAATATAGACTTGATCAAGATTTAATGGAGCTTTGTAATGAAGTCTCTATACAATCTGAGCGCTTTCCGTCAGAACACTTTTTTACACATCGTTTCGAGGTTAGAGAAATGTTTGCGGGAAAGAAGCAGTGGCTGATGGAATCTTTCTATCGTGCTATGAGGAAAAAGCACTGTGTCCTCATGTCTGAAGATGGAAAACCTGTTGGCTTAAAATGGAATTTTGATCACGAGAATAGAAAAGCTTGGAAAGGAGAACCCAAAGTCTTTGAGGATCATAGGCCTATTCATGATCATAGTGAATTATGGGATGAAATTACAACGGCTAGAATAAAGAGCTTTGGAAATCATAATGCATCTCAATTTCGTTGGCCTTTAAATAGAAAAGAAGCATTAAAGCATTTAGATTTTTTTATTGGACATATACTCATTTACTTCGGCGACTATCAAGATGCGATGCATAAAGATGAAACAAAAATGTTTCATTCTTTAATCTCTTTTGCGTTGAATACTAAAATGCTTTCTCCTAAAGAGGTTGTATCAGCTGTTGAAAAATCATATTTATCTAATCAATTATCAATCAATACTGCCGAGGGCTTTATCAGACAAATCATAGGCTGGAGAGAATATATTAGGGGATATTATTGGGCTCATATGCCAGCTCTTGGCGATCAGAATTATTTCAACCATCAATTGCCAGTGCCCAATTGGTTTTGGAATGGGCAAACTAAAATGAATTGTCTTAAATATACAATCAACCAATCTCTTGATGAAGCATACGCGCACCATATCCAAAGACTGATGATTGTTGGTAACTTTTCTCTACTTGCAGGCCTTCATCCTAAAAGCCTTCATGAGTGGTATTTAGGTATCTATATTGATGCATTTGAATGGGTTGAAATGCCTAATACACTGGGCATGAGTCAGTTTGCCGATGGTGGCAAGCTAGCAAGCAAACCTTATGTATCAACAGCGAACTATTTAAACAAAATGAGTAACTATTGTGAGGGGTGTTATTATTCGAAAAATGAGAGGGTTGGTGATAAGGCATGTCCGTTCAACAGCCTATACTGGAATTTTTTTATTGCGAACTCACAACAACTAAGCAAAAACCCAAGATTAGCGATCGTCAATAAACAGATCAGAGATATGGATCCTAATCTCATTGAAGATATTAAATTACAGGCTAAAAATTTAATCAAAAATATTGAAAATATCTAA
- a CDS encoding TerC family protein encodes MLEFILDPNTIIAFLTLVALEIVLGIDNIIFISVLANRLPIEIRESVRRFGLLFALVTRILLLLSLSWVMGLTEALFSFYNQEISGRDLILFFGGLFLLWKASKEIYLEVEAEEKTASEINASSTKSKSIQNLFWGSIFQIGILDIVFSLDSVITAVGLVDEISIMVAAVLISVIFMLWAAKPIGDFVHHHPSIKVLALSFLMIVGFVLIAESLDVHIPKGYVYFAMAFSLAVEVLNIRARQKKGG; translated from the coding sequence ATGCTTGAATTCATTCTTGACCCAAATACAATCATTGCTTTTTTAACACTTGTAGCTCTTGAAATTGTATTAGGCATTGATAACATTATTTTTATTAGCGTTCTTGCCAACCGCCTACCCATAGAAATAAGAGAATCAGTCCGCCGTTTTGGATTATTGTTCGCTTTGGTTACACGCATCCTATTGCTATTAAGCTTATCTTGGGTAATGGGATTAACAGAAGCACTTTTTTCTTTTTATAACCAAGAAATTAGTGGGAGAGATTTAATCCTATTCTTCGGGGGCTTATTTCTTTTATGGAAAGCTAGCAAGGAAATTTATCTTGAGGTTGAGGCAGAAGAAAAAACCGCAAGTGAAATTAATGCCTCCAGTACCAAATCTAAATCAATTCAGAACCTTTTTTGGGGCTCTATCTTCCAAATAGGTATCCTTGATATAGTTTTTTCACTCGATAGTGTTATTACTGCAGTTGGCTTAGTCGATGAAATTTCAATTATGGTTGCCGCTGTTTTGATCTCTGTCATTTTCATGCTGTGGGCTGCAAAACCTATTGGTGATTTTGTACACCATCATCCATCAATTAAAGTTTTAGCACTGTCTTTCTTAATGATTGTTGGTTTTGTTTTAATTGCTGAAAGTCTTGATGTTCATATTCCCAAAGGATATGTATATTTCGCAATGGCCTTTTCTCTTGCTGTCGAAGTTCTAAATATCCGTGCTCGACAAAAAAAGGGCGGTTAG
- the kbl gene encoding glycine C-acetyltransferase produces MSFKKAKESFSSDLEEIKKAGLWKTERIINSDQKSKIQLSDNQEVINMCANNYLGLANNPEVIQAAKDGLDRWGFGLASVRFICGTQTLHKTLEAKVSEFLGTEDTILYAACFDANGGLFETILTADDAVISDELNHASIIDGIRLCKAQRYRYKNNDMNDLRAKLEEAKKNKARRILITTDGVFSMDGTIAQLDKICDLADEFDAMVHHDDCHATGFMGKTGRGIHEYCNVIDRVDIITSTFGKALGGATGGFTSGRKEIIDMLRQRSRPYLFSNTLAPNICTASLKVFEMLKKSTALRDTLEKNVHYFRAGMQKAGFDVSDGDHPIVPIMLGDANIAQSMSKKLLEKGIFAIGFFYPVVPQGKARIRTQISAAHTFEDLDKAIDAFATTKAQLD; encoded by the coding sequence ATGAGCTTTAAAAAAGCTAAAGAAAGTTTTTCGTCTGATTTAGAAGAAATTAAAAAAGCAGGACTATGGAAAACTGAGCGTATTATTAATTCTGATCAGAAAAGTAAGATTCAGCTTTCTGATAATCAAGAAGTTATTAATATGTGTGCGAATAACTATCTTGGTTTGGCTAACAATCCCGAAGTCATTCAAGCGGCAAAAGATGGTCTTGATCGATGGGGCTTTGGTCTTGCCTCTGTAAGATTTATATGTGGAACACAAACACTACATAAAACGCTAGAAGCAAAAGTGAGCGAGTTTTTAGGCACAGAAGATACGATTCTCTATGCTGCATGCTTCGATGCAAATGGTGGTTTATTTGAAACCATACTCACAGCAGATGATGCTGTTATCTCTGACGAACTCAATCATGCGTCCATTATTGATGGCATTCGTTTATGTAAAGCGCAACGTTATCGTTATAAAAATAATGATATGAATGATTTACGTGCAAAACTAGAAGAAGCCAAGAAAAATAAAGCGAGACGTATTCTAATTACCACCGATGGCGTATTTTCTATGGATGGTACGATTGCACAATTAGATAAGATTTGTGATCTTGCAGATGAATTTGATGCCATGGTGCATCATGATGATTGCCATGCAACAGGATTCATGGGAAAAACAGGCCGCGGCATTCATGAGTATTGTAATGTCATAGATCGCGTGGATATCATCACAAGTACATTTGGCAAAGCTTTAGGTGGGGCCACTGGTGGTTTTACATCCGGACGTAAAGAAATTATTGATATGCTAAGACAAAGATCTAGACCTTATTTATTTTCAAATACACTTGCCCCTAATATTTGCACTGCTTCGTTAAAAGTTTTTGAGATGCTAAAAAAATCAACTGCACTTCGTGATACGTTGGAAAAAAATGTCCATTACTTTAGAGCTGGAATGCAAAAAGCTGGCTTTGATGTAAGCGATGGTGATCACCCTATTGTTCCTATTATGTTAGGTGATGCCAATATTGCCCAATCAATGAGTAAAAAATTACTAGAAAAAGGTATTTTTGCGATTGGATTTTTTTATCCAGTTGTGCCGCAAGGAAAAGCTAGAATTAGAACGCAAATTTCAGCTGCGCATACATTTGAAGATCTAGACAAAGCAATAGATGCTTTTGCAACAACCAAAGCTCAGCTAGACTAA
- a CDS encoding PQQ-dependent sugar dehydrogenase: protein MKKIAYIFLLAALFSCQTIPSADSPGLSLGKNPKLPEPSSSIIPTVSIAKASQWPEGVMPKVIDSFVISLYSKELTHPRWLYVLPNGDVLVAQSNKQPPKKTQGLKDLVSRYFMNRAGAGKDSPDKITLLRDSNDDGAAELANDFLTHLHSPFGMTLIGNDLYVANTDAILRFHYEVGDIKIDTKKYPPEKIVDLPEGEINSHWTKNIIASLDGTKLYVTVGSNSNIGERGLDQEKDRAAIIEIDLETKQKRIYASGLRNPNGLAWHPSLGQLWTVVNERDELGNDLVPDYLTSVNDGDFFGWPYVYFKNYKDPRVKESMPKNLKPRSPDYALGAHVAALGLVFSNTSQFKSPYNNGVFISEHGSWNRKPRSGYKVVFIPFENNEPQGLPIDIVTNFVVGDEAYGRPVGLAIDKKGNLLVADDVGNRVWRITSK, encoded by the coding sequence ATGAAAAAAATTGCATATATTTTTTTGCTAGCCGCTCTCTTTTCTTGTCAAACAATACCTTCTGCAGACTCACCTGGTTTGAGTTTAGGTAAAAATCCTAAATTACCTGAACCAAGCTCATCAATTATCCCTACAGTAAGTATTGCAAAAGCATCGCAATGGCCAGAAGGTGTCATGCCAAAAGTCATAGATAGTTTTGTGATTAGTCTTTATTCAAAAGAACTAACACATCCTCGATGGTTATATGTTTTACCTAACGGCGATGTTCTTGTTGCACAAAGTAATAAACAACCCCCTAAAAAAACACAAGGATTAAAAGACCTTGTATCAAGATATTTTATGAATCGTGCTGGAGCAGGCAAAGATAGCCCAGACAAAATTACATTACTTCGAGACTCTAATGATGATGGTGCTGCCGAATTGGCTAATGATTTTTTAACTCACCTACATTCGCCCTTTGGAATGACTTTGATTGGTAATGATTTATATGTAGCTAATACTGATGCTATTTTGCGCTTTCATTATGAGGTAGGCGACATAAAAATTGATACTAAAAAATATCCCCCAGAAAAAATTGTAGATTTGCCAGAAGGAGAGATCAACTCACATTGGACAAAAAATATTATTGCATCTTTGGATGGTACAAAGCTTTATGTAACAGTTGGGTCGAATAGTAATATTGGAGAGCGTGGATTAGACCAAGAAAAAGATAGAGCGGCAATTATAGAAATTGATCTTGAAACAAAACAAAAAAGAATTTATGCATCAGGCTTGAGGAACCCTAATGGCCTCGCATGGCATCCATCTTTAGGCCAATTATGGACGGTAGTGAATGAAAGGGATGAATTAGGTAATGATTTGGTGCCTGATTATTTAACTTCCGTTAATGACGGCGATTTTTTTGGATGGCCTTATGTGTACTTTAAAAATTATAAAGACCCTCGTGTAAAAGAATCTATGCCAAAAAATCTTAAGCCTCGTTCACCCGATTATGCTCTAGGAGCGCATGTTGCAGCTTTAGGCTTAGTTTTTTCTAATACATCACAATTTAAATCACCCTATAACAATGGTGTATTTATAAGTGAGCATGGCTCATGGAATAGAAAGCCACGTAGTGGCTATAAAGTTGTTTTTATACCTTTTGAGAATAATGAACCTCAAGGATTACCCATAGATATTGTCACCAATTTTGTGGTCGGTGACGAAGCGTATGGAAGGCCTGTAGGATTGGCTATTGATAAAAAAGGAAATCTTCTTGTTGCTGACGATGTAGGAAATCGTGTTTGGAGAATTACTTCAAAATGA
- the tdh gene encoding L-threonine 3-dehydrogenase has protein sequence MKALVKKYAKEGLWLEDMPEPEMGNNDVLVKIKKTAICGTDIHIYNWDEWAQKTIPVPMITGHEYAGEIVDIGSNVTDLKVGDIVSGEGHLTCGRCRNCLGGRTHLCPNTIGVGVNRTGCFAELLSVPAKNIFKPSREISTDLLAIFDPYGNAVHTALSFNMVGEDVLITGAGPIGMMAAMVSDHAGARNIVITDVNQYRLDLIKKILPRVITINVEKESISRDMMKSVGIFEGFDVGLEMSGSPKAFSGMLSLMINGGHIAMLAIMPAGSGIDWDMVVFKGLTIKGIYGREIFETWYKGTMMVQSGLPLEKMITHRFPYTEFKEGFDIMRSGKSGKIILNWEN, from the coding sequence ATGAAAGCATTAGTCAAAAAATACGCTAAAGAAGGTTTATGGCTAGAAGATATGCCAGAACCTGAAATGGGTAATAACGACGTACTAGTTAAAATAAAAAAGACAGCTATTTGCGGCACAGACATTCATATTTACAATTGGGATGAGTGGGCTCAGAAAACAATTCCCGTTCCTATGATTACTGGGCATGAGTATGCCGGAGAAATTGTAGATATCGGCTCTAATGTAACGGACTTAAAAGTAGGTGATATTGTCTCAGGAGAAGGTCATCTAACATGCGGCCGTTGCAGAAACTGCTTAGGTGGCAGAACGCACTTATGTCCCAATACAATAGGCGTAGGCGTAAATCGAACAGGATGCTTTGCAGAACTTTTGTCAGTTCCTGCTAAGAATATCTTTAAACCCAGTCGTGAAATTTCAACTGACTTACTTGCTATTTTTGATCCTTATGGAAATGCAGTTCACACAGCACTCTCTTTTAATATGGTGGGCGAAGATGTTCTGATCACAGGAGCAGGTCCAATTGGTATGATGGCTGCTATGGTTTCAGACCATGCTGGCGCAAGAAATATTGTGATCACAGATGTAAATCAATATCGTTTAGACCTTATCAAAAAAATTCTTCCACGTGTAATTACAATCAATGTTGAAAAAGAATCAATAAGCCGTGACATGATGAAGTCTGTGGGTATTTTTGAAGGATTTGATGTGGGACTCGAAATGTCAGGCTCCCCCAAAGCTTTTAGTGGGATGTTAAGCCTTATGATTAATGGCGGCCATATCGCTATGCTAGCAATCATGCCTGCAGGTTCTGGCATAGATTGGGATATGGTGGTCTTCAAAGGCCTCACAATTAAAGGTATCTACGGCCGGGAAATTTTTGAGACTTGGTATAAAGGCACCATGATGGTTCAAAGTGGTCTGCCTTTAGAAAAAATGATTACACATCGATTCCCTTACACTGAGTTTAAAGAAGGTTTTGACATTATGCGATCAGGCAAGTCTGGCAAAATTATCTTAAATTGGGAAAATTAA
- a CDS encoding helix-turn-helix domain-containing protein, translating to MVLLTKLDGAFGKSLKSRRLSSNLSQEQLGLKSGLSRPYISELEMGKKDPSLFTIFKLADALKVNPSFFINGIEQAISIS from the coding sequence TTGGTACTATTAACTAAATTAGATGGTGCTTTCGGAAAAAGTCTTAAATCAAGAAGGCTCAGTTCAAACTTATCTCAAGAACAGCTTGGTCTAAAGTCGGGATTATCAAGGCCTTATATCAGCGAGTTAGAAATGGGCAAAAAAGATCCAAGCTTATTCACTATATTTAAATTGGCCGACGCCTTGAAAGTGAATCCTAGTTTTTTTATCAATGGAATTGAACAGGCAATTAGCATTTCTTAA
- a CDS encoding histone deacetylase produces MKYILNCLLLISLFQPINLIADQERSKLKIAVLYDDEFILHNTGPNHPENPDRLSSVINFLKNDSKLQPNLIWPTFGYASTEVISLVHSKEYIHLVKRESEKLAESNTKLSTGDTVISKHSYQVARKSVGAITEGVDQMMQGKASSAFVFSRPPGHHATKDRGMGFCIFNNVAIAAKYLQNKYGINRILIVDFDVHHGNGTQDIFYSDNTVFYFSIHQHPFYPGTGRPDEKGSGEGYGYTLNIDLPKGAGDEEFIHGLKSQLIPAMDKFKPEFILVSAGFDAHENDLLGQLKYTNNGYRKATDILSTIAEKYASNRLLFVLEGGYEPTNIKEASESILNVIISKNKKLTGR; encoded by the coding sequence GTGAAATACATACTTAACTGTTTACTTCTCATATCGCTTTTTCAACCAATTAATTTAATTGCGGATCAAGAAAGAAGTAAATTAAAAATTGCAGTTCTTTATGATGATGAATTTATTCTTCATAACACCGGCCCTAATCATCCAGAAAACCCTGATCGACTCTCAAGTGTAATTAATTTTCTCAAAAATGATTCTAAATTACAGCCCAATTTAATTTGGCCTACCTTTGGTTACGCATCCACAGAAGTCATAAGCCTCGTACATTCAAAAGAATATATTCATCTTGTTAAGCGCGAATCTGAAAAACTTGCTGAGTCTAATACAAAGCTTAGTACCGGTGATACTGTTATATCAAAACATTCGTATCAAGTTGCCAGAAAATCAGTAGGAGCGATTACTGAAGGGGTTGATCAAATGATGCAGGGTAAGGCTTCAAGTGCCTTTGTATTTTCAAGGCCACCTGGCCATCATGCAACTAAAGATAGAGGCATGGGATTCTGCATTTTTAATAATGTCGCCATTGCAGCAAAATATCTACAAAACAAATATGGCATCAATCGAATATTAATTGTTGATTTTGATGTTCATCACGGCAACGGAACCCAAGATATTTTTTACAGTGACAATACGGTTTTCTATTTCAGTATCCATCAACATCCTTTCTATCCTGGCACAGGTCGCCCTGATGAAAAAGGGAGTGGTGAAGGTTATGGATATACATTAAATATTGATTTGCCAAAAGGTGCCGGCGATGAAGAATTTATTCATGGCTTAAAAAGCCAATTAATTCCTGCCATGGATAAATTCAAGCCAGAATTTATATTGGTATCTGCAGGGTTTGATGCGCATGAAAATGATTTACTAGGGCAATTGAAATATACAAATAATGGCTATAGGAAAGCTACAGATATTTTATCTACCATTGCAGAAAAATATGCGTCTAATCGTCTATTGTTTGTTTTAGAAGGCGGGTATGAACCTACAAATATCAAAGAAGCTTCTGAAAGTATTCTAAATGTAATTATTTCGAAAAATAAAAAACTGACTGGCCGGTGA